A window of the Tenebrio molitor chromosome 1, icTenMoli1.1, whole genome shotgun sequence genome harbors these coding sequences:
- the LOC138132517 gene encoding zinc finger protein SNAI2-like encodes MPRAFLITHRRYNIDGAEQSKELNSEHAVTIAEMPESQASENSSECPDELYNLTKLAEVAVATGQILEQRRLSSSSANSDQPAFTYTHKLFDKSSRTPRPHLIKTEEYSKKVICNSQSAPVPLPHSTTQELSGLSEGNDHECNDCGKRYSTSSNLARHRQTHRSPGDKKARRCPHCDKLYVSMPAYSMHVRTHNQGCKCQYCGKCFSRPWLLQGHIRTHTGEKPFKCTICNKAFADKSNLRAHIQTHSNTKPHICGRCGKAFALKSYLYKHEESSCMRINGRQSSREATPDKSLASPTPVIVSGPRIGDSVIKKSPERPVRSPMLYRSTVISPNPERLLCSTIKHPSVILNTSARFGTTINHIFQEQPMDFSAQARRDYGSGSDRAGGYALGLAIAV; translated from the exons ATGCCGCGAGCTTTCCTGATCACGCATCGCCGGTACAACATCGACGGCGCAGAACAAAGTAAAG AACTAAATTCGGAACATGCGGTCACCATTGCGGAAATGCCGGAATCTCAAGCTTCCGAGAACAGTTCCGAATGCCCGGACGAACTCTACAACTTGACCAAACTGGCGGAAGTTGCCGTTGCCACCGGACAGATCCTGGAGCAGAGAAGGCTGTCGTCGTCTTCGGCCAACAGCGACCAGCCGGCCTTCACCTACACCCACAAGCTCTTCGACAAGTCGTCGAGGACCCCCAGACCGCATCTGATCAAG ACCGAGGAGTACAGCAAGAAGGTGATCTGCAACTCCCAATCCGCACCGGTGCCGTTACCTCACAGTACCACCCAAGAACTGTCCGGCTTGTCGGAAGGCAACGACCACGAGTGTAACGACTGCGGCAAGAGATACAGCACTTCCAGCAACTTGGCTCGCCACCGGCAGACCCACAGGAGTCCGGGAGACAAGAAGGCCAGACGGTGTCCTCACTGCGACAAGCTCTACGTCAGCATGCCGGCCTACTCGATGCACGTGCGGACCCACAACCAAGGCTGCAAGTGTCAGTACTGCGGCAAGTGCTTCTCCAGGCCTTGGCTCCTCCAAGGCCACATAAGAACTCACACGG GCGAGAAACCCTTCAAGTGCACCATCTGCAACAAGGCTTTCGCCGATAAATCAAACCTCCGGGCCCACATCCAGACCCACTCCAACACCAAGCCGCACATCTGTGGCAGATGCGGCAAGGCCTTCGCCCTCAAATCCTACCTGTACAAGCACGAAGAGTCCTCGTGCATGCGAATAAACGGGAGACAGTCGTCGCGCGAGGCCACCCCGGACAAGAGCCTGGCCTCGCCGACTCCGGTGATAGTGTCCGGGCCCAGGATCGGGGACTCCGTGATCAAGAAGAGCCCGGAGCGGCCGGTGCGGTCGCCCATGTTGTACAGGTCGACGGTGATCTCGCCGAATCCGGAGCGCCTCCTCTGCTCCACCATCAAGCACCCGTCGGTGATCTTGAACACGTCGGCGAGGTTCGGCACCACCATCAACCACATCTTCCAGGAGCAGCCGATGGATTTTTCTGCGCAAGCTCGGAGGGATTACGGATCGGGGTCGGACAGAGCAGGTGGATACGCTCTGGGTCTGGCCATCGCGGTTTAA
- the prc gene encoding collagen alpha-1(IV) chain encodes MARLILICVIVSANVGVIFSQEKSEVVSIGEDPSLLNSIQKGSSKSRTLFDYQSRIVAYKDLIESRCLLELLKSSESFIGQAYQKPKVENLTKNFFMAENQLSKRQIYRIGGHRVVEFCRGFPTYLIHDLKSNDQQNDILSNIPTDDVLTRMKRSTKHFFVGRVRGQTQSQYLNFGNSKDPGKAEAESTYGSSKAVVSGSSGMGQAQSQSVPVGCDECYGQEQGIQYGRESGEFPGSQYRRPGKITNGRDQRPGETGGNGKPGQPGEPQYPSYPPGQQPVGPLGPETPGYPSYPRQPLYPGPGGETPGGPRQPQQPGYPSRRPGPPSYPEQPQYPGRPGEPPGPEQPGFPSQRPEVPSYPEQPQYPGRPGGTSGPEQPGFPSQRPGAPLYPEQSQYPERPGGTPGPEQPGFPSQRPGSPRYPEQPQYPGRPGGTPGSEQPGFPSQRPGVPLYPEQSQYPERPGGTRVPEQPGFPSQRPGGPRYPEQPQYPRGPEDGQTPTQPGLPSQRPGFPGYPSKPQYPGTPEGPQGPGQPSLPSQRPGVPGYPNGNGFPGRPLERKPGELERPDYPETPAYPEQGPMTPQRPHPVYLQPEFPGRPTEPQRPTAGGPSYPKSPDEWPHYPFPKNPNIVDHGGSTSGKFGGQFSGDYQKHVGDQRGKFSGSFSGEYEAYPNGEYPDGELGSQRHPIPLVGPGVYPKIPGQQPGYPGVQPGYPKPPTSVGQPGYPRPPPSSGQPDFPGGRPEYPGPPISGAQPGYPRPPVSGGQPGYPRPPISAGQLEYPGGQPGYPGPPTSSGQPGYPSGQPGYPTPPISAGHPGYPNGQPGYPGPPISPGQPGYPGAPIPGGQPGYPNGQPSYPGPPTSSGQPGYPSELPGYPGPPISAGQPGYPGGQPGYPRPPISAGQPGYPNGQPGYPGPPTSGGQPGYPGGPPRYPGPPISGGRPGYPGPIVSGGQPGYPGPPISGGQPGYPTGQPSYPGPPVSAGQPGYPGGYPGAPISGYPGVPGHESGRYIGDLTAQYGGAEGGIVDDSDSQVQTSVQQTNNETQASASAQGRYAGGTAQSQVSGTYAGSGSFSALAGSDDGKRGAMTQVAGGKEGATSSAQGRGGLGQSQAQVQLASDTGDTVSSAQTGGWNHGSQSQVQASSKGGMADAQANGPGSTSSQAQIGFTPYDENEQDNQTTPFRGGGMASAQSGTHSGQAQSQIQGKFLYGIKYTGAAQAGSGGREAVALARNQSRPVGVSGTFPEFKPLSFTPGTNKNTQSQVLQNHNNQNSHKTVVMHPTQNSEEESNRNSHKNIVTHTIEDPEKSAEMEEEITEEYPDDEYDYASEVTSQKPHTKSIIRQSSDNQRQYIVLDPLEDLDATVQQSYGSFPTDGTILQPGQYIPGSPGYQIPAGFRGRVKSIANGKNTYASGKNSQAQSVTLTPGNGRIIYKRPVYAVSSNTHNRNGHIGFGSGYTYHPANHHVKSGKSLPNFVSMTTSETGQKNPYTGQKTPSVYYSQSSSCGVFTNTCVFNNSGRLCFPKPKTNPDGTFMSC; translated from the exons ATGGCGcggttaattttaatttgtgtcaTAGTGAGTGCCAACGTAGGTGTTATCTTCTCGCAAGAAAAATCAGAG GTTGTATCTATTGGTGAAGATCCGTCACTGTTGAATTCCATACAGAAAGGAAGTTCCAAATCGCGGACCTTATTCGACTACCaatct AGGATAGTAGCCTACAAGGATCTAATAGAGTCAAGATGTTTGTTAGAACTTTTAAAAAGCAGCGAGAGTTTCATCGGACAAGCTTACCAGAAGCCAAAAGTGGAGAAcctaacaaaaaattttttcatggCAGAAAATCAGCTTTCCAAGAGACAA ATCTACAGAATTGGTGGTCACAGGGTTGTGGAATTTTGTCGAGGCTTTCCGACTTACCTGATCCACGACTTGAAGTCAAACGATCAGCAGAACGACATTCTGAGTAATATTCCGACTGATGATGTTCTTACAAGAATGAAACGttcaacaaaacatttttttgtcgggAGAGTGAGAGGACAAACCCAGTCCCAGTATCTAAATTTTGGTAACAGTAAAGACCCTGGCAAAGCTGAGGCAGAATCGACTTACGGAAGCTCTAAAGCAGTAGTCA GTGGCAGTAGCGGAATGGGTCAAGCTCAAAGCCAGAGTGTTCCTGTGGGTTGCGATGAATGCTACGGCCAGGAACAAGGGATTCAATATGGCAGAGAGTCGGGGGAATTTCCTGGTTCACAGTATCGAAGACCTGGAAAAATAACAAATGGTCGAGATCAACGTCCGGGAGAAACAGGAGGTAATGGGAAACCCGGACAACCTGGCGAACCGCAATATCCGAGTTATCCACCTGGACAACAACCTGTTGGCCCTCTAGGTCCTGAGACGCCTGGATATCCAAGTTACCCTAGACAACCGCTATATCCCGGTCCCGGCGGAGAAACACCGGGAGGACCTCGACAACCACAACAACCAGGTTATCCAAGCCGAAGACCCGGACCTCCGAGCTATCCGGAACAACCGCAATATCCTGGAAGACCTGGAGAACCTCCAGGACCAGAACAACCGGGCTTTCCGAGTCAGAGACCCGAAGTTCCGAGCTATCCAGAACAACCGCAATATCCTGGAAGACCTGGAGGGACTTCAGGACCAGAACAACCAGGTTTTCCGAGTCAGAGACCTGGAGCTCCGCTGTATCCCGAACAATCGCAATATCCGGAAAGACCTGGAGGAACTCCAGGACCAGAACAACCGGGTTTTCCGAGTCAGAGACCTGGAAGTCCGAGGTATCCAGAACAACCACAATATCCTGGAAGACCTGGAGGGACTCCAGGATCAGAACAACCAGGTTTTCCGAGTCAGAGACCTGGAGTTCCGCTGTATCCAGAACAATCGCAATATCCGGAAAGACCTGGAGGAACTCGAGTACCAGAACAACCGGGTTTTCCGAGTCAGAGACCCGGAGGTCCGAGGTATCCAGAACAACCACAGTATCCTCGAGGACCTGAAGACGGTCAAACACCGACACAACCAGGACTTCCAAGTCAGAGACCCGGATTTCCTGGCTATCCGAGTAAACCTCAGTACCCTGGAACACCTGAAGGACCTCAAGGACCAGGACAACCCAGTCTTCCGAGTCAGAGACCAGGGGTTCCTGGTTATCCAAATGGAAATGGATTTCCGGGGCGTCCCCTGGAAAGGAAACCTGGCGAACTGGAACGGCCAGATTATCCTGAAACTCCTGCTTATCCGGAACAAGGACCTATGACACCACAACGACCACATCCAGTTTATCTGCAACCGGAATTTCCAGGCCGGCCTACAGAACCTCAGAGACCTACAGCAGGCGGACCTAGTTATCCGAAATCACCTGACGAGTGGCCCCATTACCCATTTCCGAAAAATCCTAACATCGTGGACCATGGAGGCAGCACTAGTGGCAAATTTGGTGGTCAATTTTCGGGTGATTACCAGAAACATGTTGGTGACCAACGAGGAAAATTTTCTGGCAGTTTCTCCGGTGAATATGAAGCTTATCCAAATGGCGAATATCCGGACGGTGAGCTTGGCTCACAGCGACATCCAATACCGCTGGTAGGACCAGGGGTTTATCCTAAAATTCCAGGACAACAACCAGGCTACCCAGGCGTACAACCGGGTTATCCAAAACCACCTACATCTGTTGGACAACCCGGCTATCCAAGACCACCTCCTTCTTCTGGACAACCAGACTTTCCAGGTGGACGACCCGAGTATCCAGGACCACCTATATCTGGTGCACAACCGGGTTATCCAAGACCACCTGTTTCTGGTGGACAACCGGGTTATCCAAGACCACCTATTTCTGCTGGACAACTAGAATATCCAGGTGGGCAACCAGGTTACCCAGGTCCCCCCACATCTTCTGGGCAACCTGGTTATCCAAGCGGACAACCGGGTTATCCGACCCCACCGATTTCTGCAGGACATCCAGGATATCCAAACGGGCAACCGGGTTATCCAGGACCACCTATTTCACCTGGTCAACCAGGTTACCCTGGAGCGCCTATTCCTGGTGGACAACCAGGCTACCCAAACGGACAACCGAGTTATCCGGGACCACCTACATCTTCTGGACAACCTGGCTATCCAAGCGAACTACCAGGTTATCCAGGACCACCTATTTCCGCCGGACAACCTGGCTATCCAGGAGGACAACCTGGTTATCCAAGACCACCTATTTCTGCCGGGCAACCTGGTTACCCAAACGGACAACCGGGTTATCCAGGACCACCTACTTCTGGTGGACAACCCGGTTATCCAGGAGGCCCACCACGGTATCCAGGACCACCTATATCTGGTGGACGACCGGGTTATCCAGGACCAATTGTATCTGGTGGACAACCGGGTTATCCAGGACCACCCATATCTGGTGGACAACCCGGCTACCCAACCGGACAACCGAGTTATCCAGGACCACCTGTTTCTGCTGGACAACCAGGATATCCTGGTGGATATCCAGGAGCGCCAATTTCCGGATATCCTGGAGTTCCTGGTCACGAAAGCGGCCGCTATATTGGTGACCTAACAGCCCAATATGGCGGAGCTGAGGGTGGAATAGTAGATGATTCAGACTCCCAAGTGCAGACATCAGTTCAGCAAACAAATAATGAAACACAAGCAAGCGCGTCAGCTCAAGGACGATACGCAGGAGGAACAGCACAATCGCAAGTATCTGGTACTTACGCCGGGTCTGGGTCTTTCAGCGCACTAGCGGGAAGTGACGATGGTAAAAGGGGTGCCATGACTCAAGTTGCTGGAGGGAAAGAAGGTGCAACGAGCTCGGCACAAGGTAGAGGAGGATTAGGCCAAAGTCAAGCCCAAGTACAGCTTGCTTCCGACACTGGTGACACAGTTTCGAGCGCCCAAACTGGAGGGTGGAATCACGGCTCTCAGTCGCAAGTACAAGCGAGCAGCAAAGGAGGAATGGCAGACGCACAAGCAAACGGACCTGGAAGTACCTCATCTCAAGCTCAAATCGGCTTCACTCCTTACGATGAAAACGAGCAAGACAATCAAACCACGCCATTCAGAGGTGGAGGAATGGCCAGCGCCCAAAGCGGTACACACTCTGGCCAAGCACAGTCTCAGATACAGGGGAAATTTCTGTACGGTATAAAGTACACTGGAGCTGCCCAGGCGGGCTCAGGAGGTAGAGAAGCAGTTGCTCTTGCCCGAAATCAGTCAAGACCTGTCGGTGTTTCTGGGACCTTCCCCGAATTCAAACCTCTAAGTTTTACGCCGGGTACCAACAAAAACACTCAAAGTCAAGTACTACAAAATCATAACAACCAAAATAGTCACAAAACTGTGGTGATGCACCCAACGCAAAACAGTGAAGAAGAAAGCAACAGAAATAGCCACAAGAATATTGTGACCCACACGATTGAAGATCCTGAAAAATCCGCAGAAATGGAGGAGGAGATTACCGAAGAATATCCGGATGACGAATACGACTATGCAAGTGAAGTGACGAGTCAAAAACCTCACACCAAGAGTATAATAAGACAATCCTCCGACAACCAGCGACAGTACATCGTGTTAGACCCTCTCGAAGACCTGGATGCCACCGTGCAACAGAGTTATGGTAGCTTCCCAACAGACGGAACCATTCTCCAGCCGGGCCAGTACATTCCAGGATCTCCTGGTTACCAGATTCCTGCAGGTTTTAGAGGAAGAGTTAAATCAATAGCCAACGGCAAGAACACGTACGCCAGTGGAAAGAACTCTCAGGCGCAAAGCGTCACCTTGACCCCAGGTAATGGAAGAATTATTTACAAGAGGCCTGTTTACGCGGTTTCGTCCAACACGCATAATCGAAATGGTCACATCGGCTTCGGGTCCGGATACACGTACCACCCTGCCAATCATCACGTAAAAAGCGGGAAATCCCTACCGAATTTCGTTTCAATGACGACGTCCGAGACTGGACAGAAGAATCCCTACACCGGACAGAAGACACCGTCTGTTTACTACAGTCAATCGTCGAGTTGCGGCGTATTTACAAACACCTGCGTATTTAACAATAGCGGACGACTCTGTTTTCCAAAGCCCAAAACAAATCCCGACGGCACATTCATGTCGTGTTGA